The Parabacteroides sp. AD58 genome includes a window with the following:
- a CDS encoding monomeric [FeFe] hydrogenase: MAYTNNVMIVRHSLLANLVKLWKEDRLVEEIDRIPIKWSPRRAKPKGRCCIYKERAVLKYKTLPLLGFDMSDEKDELTPLSTYAKQALERTENLKENLMCVIDEACSSCVSVNYEITNLCRGCVARSCYMNCPKDAIHFKKNGKAEIDHERCISCGKCYQNCPYHAIVYIPIPCEEVCPVKAISKDEYGVEHIDESKCIYCGKCLNACPFGAIFEISQVFDILQQIKKGTEIVAIVAPSILGQFGCTKEQVYGALKQIGFTDVMEVAQGAMETTRREAEELKEKLHEGQSFMTTSCCPSYIQLVEKHIPDLKKYVSTTGSPMYYTARMVRKERPNAKIVFVGPCVAKRKEVKIDPCVDYALTFEEVASIFTGMDINLDTVTPMSLLSTASREAYGFAQSGGVVNAVKVCLQKDSVNAIQVAGLNKKNVSLLRGYAKMGKAPAQFVEVMACDGGCVTGPSVYGDKSVGQKQLLKELAKITGDK; this comes from the coding sequence ATGGCATATACTAATAATGTGATGATCGTTCGCCATAGTTTGTTAGCTAATTTAGTAAAGCTATGGAAAGAAGATAGGTTAGTTGAAGAGATTGATCGTATACCCATTAAATGGAGTCCTCGCCGTGCTAAGCCTAAAGGGCGGTGTTGTATCTATAAGGAAAGAGCTGTATTGAAATATAAAACACTTCCGTTGTTGGGGTTTGATATGAGCGATGAAAAGGATGAGCTTACACCATTATCAACATATGCAAAGCAGGCATTGGAACGTACAGAAAATTTGAAGGAAAACTTGATGTGCGTAATAGATGAAGCATGCTCTTCGTGTGTCTCTGTTAATTATGAGATCACCAACTTATGCAGAGGATGTGTAGCCAGAAGCTGTTACATGAATTGTCCGAAAGACGCTATCCATTTTAAGAAAAACGGAAAAGCGGAAATCGATCATGAAAGATGCATCAGTTGTGGAAAGTGTTATCAAAATTGTCCTTATCATGCGATCGTGTATATCCCGATTCCATGTGAGGAAGTTTGTCCGGTGAAGGCTATTAGTAAGGATGAATATGGAGTTGAACATATCGATGAATCAAAATGCATTTATTGTGGAAAATGCTTGAATGCATGTCCGTTTGGCGCCATTTTTGAGATATCACAAGTTTTTGATATCTTACAGCAGATAAAAAAAGGAACGGAGATAGTTGCTATAGTTGCTCCATCCATACTTGGCCAATTTGGCTGTACTAAAGAGCAGGTTTACGGAGCGTTGAAACAAATTGGTTTTACGGATGTGATGGAAGTTGCTCAAGGAGCAATGGAAACAACCCGGAGAGAAGCAGAAGAGTTAAAAGAAAAGCTTCATGAAGGACAGTCTTTTATGACTACCAGCTGTTGCCCATCATATATTCAATTGGTAGAAAAACATATACCTGATTTGAAAAAATATGTATCAACAACGGGCTCACCTATGTACTATACGGCTCGAATGGTGAGAAAAGAACGTCCCAATGCCAAGATAGTTTTTGTTGGCCCTTGTGTAGCTAAGCGTAAAGAAGTAAAAATAGATCCTTGTGTAGATTATGCACTTACTTTTGAAGAAGTAGCTTCTATTTTTACGGGGATGGATATAAACCTGGATACTGTAACGCCGATGTCTCTACTATCAACAGCTTCAAGAGAAGCTTATGGATTCGCCCAAAGTGGAGGAGTCGTAAATGCTGTAAAAGTTTGTTTACAAAAAGATTCTGTTAATGCTATACAAGTAGCGGGATTGAATAAAAAGAATGTTTCGTTGCTTAGAGGATATGCGAAGATGGGTAAGGCTCCTGCTCAATTTGTAGAAGTAATGGCATGTGACGGTGGCTGTGTAACGGGGCCAAGTGTATATGGAGATAAATCTGTCGGCCAAAAGCAATTATTAAAAGAATTGGCAAAAATTACTGGTGATAAATAG
- a CDS encoding bactofilin family protein: MIGNKQKNEEQTSNGLHNTLSAGTTIKGNISTDTDFRLDGIVEGDIHCKAKIVVGPKGSIKGNIVSNNAEIHGNVTGSIQVTTKLVLKATAKIQGDISAPNIEIEPNAIFNGKCTMTAATAEKDSIQQ, encoded by the coding sequence ATGATTGGAAACAAACAAAAGAACGAAGAACAAACAAGCAATGGTTTGCATAATACGCTATCTGCAGGTACAACCATAAAAGGTAATATTTCTACAGATACTGATTTCAGACTTGACGGAATTGTTGAAGGTGACATCCACTGCAAAGCCAAAATTGTAGTAGGCCCCAAAGGGAGCATCAAAGGAAATATCGTTTCCAATAATGCAGAAATACATGGAAATGTAACGGGTTCTATTCAAGTAACGACAAAACTCGTTTTAAAAGCAACAGCGAAAATCCAAGGAGATATTTCTGCGCCTAACATTGAAATTGAGCCCAATGCCATTTTCAACGGAAAATGTACCATGACTGCTGCCACTGCAGAAAAAGATTCCATCCAACAATAG
- a CDS encoding adenosylcobalamin-dependent ribonucleoside-diphosphate reductase, which yields MERKIYTFDEAFKASLEYFTGDELAAKVWVNKYALKDAFGNIYEQSPVDMHWRLAREIARIENKYPNPLSEQELFDLFDHFRYIIPQGSPMTGIGNDYQVASLSNCFVIGLDGPADSYGAIIRIDEEQVQLMKRRGGVGHDLSHIRPKGSPVKNSALTSTGLVPFMERYSNSTREVAQDGRRGALMLSVSIKHPDSESFIDAKMVEGKVTGANVSVKIDDEFMDAVINNKIYRQQYPIHAEHPDYVKDIDASALWKKIIHNAWKSAEPGVLFWDTILRESVADSYADLGFRTVSTNPCGEIPLCPYDSCRLLAINLYSYVVNPFTKDAYFDFDLFKKHVGLAQRIMDDIIDLESEKIELILKKIESDPESMEIKQPEHYLWEKIQRKTLMGRRTGVGITAEGDMLAALNLRYGTEEATDFAEKVQKTLALAAYRSSVNMAKERGAFEIYDAKREENNPFINRLKEADPSLYEDMVKYGRRNIACLTIAPTGTTSLMTQTTSGIEPVFLPVYKRRRKVNPNDADSRVDFVDETGDAFEEYIVFHHKFVTWMQANGYSVTKKYSQEEVDSLVEKSPYFKATSNDVDWLQKVRMQGRIQKWVDHSISVTINLPNNVTEELVDQLYVEAWKSGCKGCTVYRDGSRSGVLIATDKKKKKDDCNCMQPPVIVSTRPRELEADVVRFQNKKEKWIAFVGLLNGRPYEIFTGLADDEEGIMVPKNIVKGSIIKSYDEDGKKHYDFQFKNKRGYKMTIEGLDGKFDPEYWNYAKLISGVLRYGMPIDQVIKLVQGMDLNNESINTWKNGVERALKKYLPNGTEAKGQKCPNCGQETLVYQEGCLICTNCGASRCG from the coding sequence GTGGAACGTAAAATCTATACTTTTGACGAAGCTTTTAAAGCATCGTTAGAATACTTCACCGGTGATGAATTGGCGGCGAAAGTATGGGTAAATAAATATGCCCTAAAAGATGCTTTTGGAAATATCTATGAGCAGTCGCCTGTGGATATGCATTGGCGTTTAGCCCGTGAAATTGCTCGGATAGAGAATAAATATCCTAATCCATTATCTGAGCAGGAGTTGTTTGATCTTTTTGATCATTTCCGCTATATTATTCCGCAGGGAAGTCCGATGACCGGAATTGGAAATGATTATCAGGTAGCCTCGTTATCAAATTGTTTTGTTATAGGTTTAGATGGTCCAGCTGATTCTTATGGTGCTATTATTCGAATTGATGAGGAACAGGTTCAGTTGATGAAACGTAGAGGAGGCGTAGGGCATGATTTGTCTCATATCCGTCCGAAAGGTTCTCCTGTAAAAAATTCTGCATTGACTTCGACAGGACTTGTCCCATTTATGGAGAGATATTCGAATTCTACTCGTGAGGTAGCCCAAGATGGCCGTCGGGGAGCGTTAATGCTGTCTGTTTCTATCAAGCATCCGGATTCAGAGTCTTTTATTGATGCAAAAATGGTTGAAGGCAAAGTGACCGGAGCCAATGTTTCAGTGAAGATAGATGACGAGTTTATGGATGCTGTAATTAATAATAAGATATACCGGCAGCAGTATCCTATTCATGCAGAGCATCCGGATTATGTAAAAGATATTGACGCTTCTGCATTATGGAAAAAGATAATTCATAATGCATGGAAATCAGCAGAACCGGGTGTATTGTTCTGGGATACGATTTTACGTGAATCTGTCGCTGATTCGTATGCTGATTTGGGATTCCGTACGGTATCTACAAATCCTTGTGGTGAAATCCCGTTGTGTCCGTATGACAGCTGTCGCTTGTTGGCTATAAATCTTTATTCCTATGTAGTTAATCCATTTACAAAAGATGCTTATTTTGATTTTGATTTATTCAAAAAGCATGTCGGATTGGCTCAGCGCATTATGGATGATATCATAGATTTGGAATCTGAAAAGATAGAACTGATATTGAAGAAAATAGAATCTGATCCGGAATCTATGGAAATTAAGCAGCCTGAGCATTATTTATGGGAAAAGATTCAGCGAAAGACATTGATGGGACGTCGTACTGGTGTGGGGATAACTGCAGAAGGTGATATGTTGGCTGCCCTGAATTTGCGTTATGGTACAGAAGAAGCTACCGATTTTGCAGAAAAAGTACAGAAGACCTTAGCTTTGGCTGCATATCGCTCGTCTGTAAATATGGCTAAAGAACGTGGAGCCTTTGAAATATATGACGCAAAGCGAGAAGAAAATAATCCGTTTATAAACCGACTGAAAGAAGCTGATCCTTCCTTGTATGAGGATATGGTGAAATATGGTCGTCGTAATATAGCGTGTTTGACAATAGCACCAACGGGTACAACCAGTTTGATGACTCAGACAACGTCGGGAATAGAACCCGTCTTTTTGCCTGTCTATAAAAGACGTAGAAAGGTAAATCCGAACGATGCTGATTCACGTGTTGATTTTGTGGACGAGACAGGAGATGCTTTTGAAGAATATATTGTTTTTCATCATAAGTTTGTAACTTGGATGCAAGCCAATGGTTATTCTGTGACGAAAAAATACTCTCAGGAAGAAGTAGACAGCTTGGTTGAGAAATCTCCGTATTTTAAAGCTACTTCAAATGATGTGGATTGGTTGCAGAAGGTCCGAATGCAAGGGCGTATTCAGAAATGGGTTGACCATTCTATTAGTGTTACAATTAACCTGCCTAATAACGTAACAGAGGAGCTGGTAGATCAATTGTATGTAGAAGCTTGGAAGAGTGGTTGTAAAGGTTGTACAGTTTATCGGGATGGGTCTCGTTCCGGCGTATTAATTGCAACTGATAAGAAGAAAAAGAAGGATGATTGCAATTGTATGCAGCCTCCGGTAATTGTTTCTACTCGCCCGAGGGAATTGGAGGCTGATGTTGTCCGTTTCCAGAATAAAAAAGAAAAGTGGATCGCGTTTGTGGGCTTGTTGAATGGCCGTCCGTACGAAATTTTTACAGGATTGGCTGATGATGAAGAAGGCATTATGGTTCCGAAGAACATCGTGAAAGGCTCGATCATTAAGAGTTATGATGAAGATGGAAAGAAACATTATGACTTTCAGTTTAAGAATAAGCGGGGGTATAAGATGACCATTGAAGGGTTGGACGGAAAGTTTGATCCGGAATATTGGAATTATGCGAAGCTGATTTCGGGAGTATTGCGTTATGGCATGCCTATTGACCAGGTAATTAAATTAGTTCAAGGCATGGATTTAAATAATGAGTCAATCAATACGTGGAAGAACGGTGTAGAACGTGCATTAAAGAAATATCTGCCTAATGGAACGGAAGCAAAAGGCCAGAAATGTCCTAATTGCGGCCAAGAGACTTTGGTCTATCAGGAAGGATGTTTGATTTGTACAAACTGTGGCGCCTCTCGTTGTGGATAA
- a CDS encoding type III pantothenate kinase produces the protein MNLIVEQGNTSTKVAVYAEGKLVASFVYKGFDKKKIAPLFDVYPLDKGIYSTVSDVDEELIAYLNERLSCFIFFDNEVKLPITIKYKTPQTLGKDRIAAVVGAYYVQPNRNILVIDAGTCITYEILEASGAYIGGNISPGMTTRFKALNDYTKKLPLLDEREEVPLWGTCTEDAIRAGVVNGIVFEMDGYIDTVKELYSDVLVFLTGGHSFYFESRLKNSIFADINLVLTGLNRILEYNVEN, from the coding sequence GTGAATTTGATTGTAGAACAAGGAAACACATCTACAAAAGTAGCTGTATATGCAGAAGGAAAGCTGGTAGCTTCTTTTGTTTATAAGGGTTTCGATAAAAAGAAGATAGCGCCGTTATTTGACGTATATCCTTTGGATAAAGGAATCTATTCAACAGTGTCTGATGTAGATGAAGAGTTGATCGCTTATTTGAATGAGCGTCTTTCTTGTTTTATCTTTTTTGATAACGAGGTCAAGTTACCCATAACTATCAAGTATAAAACACCTCAAACATTAGGTAAGGATCGTATTGCAGCAGTCGTTGGAGCATATTATGTTCAGCCAAATAGGAATATTCTGGTTATTGATGCAGGAACGTGTATTACTTATGAAATTTTGGAAGCTTCGGGAGCCTATATAGGAGGAAATATTTCTCCAGGTATGACAACCCGTTTTAAAGCGTTAAATGATTATACAAAGAAATTACCTCTACTAGATGAGAGGGAAGAGGTTCCCTTATGGGGAACTTGTACGGAAGATGCAATCCGGGCCGGTGTGGTGAATGGCATAGTGTTTGAAATGGATGGATATATTGATACGGTAAAGGAATTATATTCGGATGTTTTGGTTTTTTTAACGGGAGGACATTCGTTTTATTTTGAAAGCCGATTAAAAAACTCCATCTTTGCAGACATTAATTTAGTGTTGACAGGATTAAATAGAATCTTAGAGTACAATGTTGAAAATTGA
- the dnaA gene encoding chromosomal replication initiator protein DnaA, whose protein sequence is MQSDCKILWNKCLEIIRDILPEEQFNTWFRPIIPYSFNEKKEFRILVPSNFFGEYIEANFQNLLMPVVQRVMGPEVSLIYRVATYGDVTDEGAMMDCHPEPAVKSAPVRTSVPGLFDQRAPQDWNSYLNPKYSFENYFEGESNKLVRSASEAIAQNPGKTAFNPMFIFGASGVGKTHLCHAIGNRIQQLHPGKKVLYVSAHLFSTQFTDAVRKNNVNDFLYFYQGVDVLLLDDVQEFIGKDKTQNTFFHIFNHLHMLNKQLVLTSDKPPVELQGMEERLFTRLKWGLTAELSRPDLDLRKKILKNKMTHDGIVIPDDVFNFIANNVTENVRDLEGILVSLMANSLVNNKEIDMSLTKRVVSLSVRLEKKQISVQSIQETVCKYFNLELSAIQTNSRKREIVQARQITMYLAKKYTDCSFSHIGKIVGKKDHATVLHACKTIKDQIDTNKSFRTSVEEIESLLKS, encoded by the coding sequence GAGTTTAGGATTTTGGTGCCTTCTAATTTTTTTGGAGAATATATTGAAGCTAATTTCCAGAATTTACTGATGCCTGTAGTTCAGCGAGTAATGGGACCAGAGGTGTCATTGATATATCGTGTAGCTACGTATGGCGATGTAACAGACGAAGGAGCAATGATGGATTGTCATCCAGAGCCGGCGGTAAAGTCTGCTCCGGTTCGTACGTCAGTTCCGGGTCTGTTTGATCAGCGGGCTCCCCAAGATTGGAACTCTTATTTGAATCCTAAATATAGTTTTGAGAATTATTTTGAAGGAGAAAGCAATAAATTAGTGCGTTCTGCAAGTGAGGCCATTGCTCAGAATCCGGGTAAGACAGCTTTTAATCCGATGTTTATTTTTGGAGCTTCGGGTGTAGGTAAGACGCATTTGTGTCATGCCATAGGTAATCGTATACAACAGTTGCACCCTGGAAAGAAAGTCTTGTATGTTTCTGCGCATTTGTTTAGTACGCAATTTACAGATGCTGTAAGAAAAAATAATGTCAATGATTTCTTGTATTTTTATCAGGGCGTGGATGTCCTGTTATTGGATGATGTACAAGAATTTATTGGTAAGGATAAAACGCAGAATACTTTTTTCCATATATTCAATCATTTGCATATGTTGAATAAACAGTTGGTTTTGACATCTGATAAACCTCCTGTTGAGCTTCAAGGTATGGAAGAACGTCTGTTTACTCGTTTGAAATGGGGATTGACAGCAGAATTGAGCCGTCCTGATCTGGATTTGAGAAAGAAGATTCTGAAGAACAAGATGACACATGACGGTATTGTAATTCCTGATGATGTCTTCAATTTTATTGCCAATAATGTAACGGAGAATGTACGGGATTTGGAAGGTATATTGGTCTCTTTAATGGCTAATTCTCTGGTCAACAATAAGGAAATTGATATGTCTCTTACTAAACGGGTGGTAAGCCTTTCTGTTCGTTTGGAAAAGAAACAGATTTCAGTTCAGTCCATACAGGAAACCGTATGTAAATATTTTAATTTGGAATTGTCTGCTATCCAGACAAATTCCCGTAAACGCGAAATAGTACAAGCACGCCAGATAACCATGTATTTGGCTAAAAAATATACTGACTGCTCTTTTTCTCATATAGGAAAGATTGTTGGAAAGAAAGACCACGCAACTGTTTTGCATGCTTGCAAGACGATCAAAGATCAGATTGATACAAATAAGTCTTTCCGCACTTCAGTAGAAGAGATTGAGAGCTTGTTGAAAAGCTAA
- a CDS encoding copper homeostasis protein CutC: protein MKRIIEICANSAQSCVEAEAGGASRVELCAGIPEGGTTPSYGEIMTAKQLTSQIDINVIIRPRGGDFLYTNAEVNSMLLDIHLCKQLGVHGVVFGCLTKEGDIDVPLMKKLIDAAKPLSVTCHRAFDVCRDPFKALEQLIELGCDRILTSGQQSDAFKGIPLIKKLVEKAAGRIIIMPGCGVRDTNIDQIERETGAVEFHTSARSVIQSQMEYRKEEVPMGSNAVSSEFETVQTDRKKVSRFVYGLEK, encoded by the coding sequence ATGAAACGTATCATTGAAATATGTGCGAATTCAGCACAAAGTTGCGTGGAGGCAGAAGCCGGAGGAGCCTCGAGAGTAGAACTTTGTGCTGGTATTCCTGAAGGAGGAACAACTCCAAGTTACGGGGAAATAATGACAGCCAAGCAATTGACATCTCAGATAGATATCAATGTTATCATTCGTCCGCGGGGAGGAGATTTCCTCTATACAAATGCAGAAGTAAATTCTATGCTTTTGGATATTCATCTGTGTAAACAACTTGGCGTTCATGGGGTCGTGTTTGGCTGCCTGACGAAAGAAGGTGATATTGATGTTCCTTTGATGAAGAAACTGATTGATGCAGCTAAGCCTCTGTCAGTAACCTGTCATAGAGCATTTGATGTTTGTAGAGATCCTTTTAAGGCATTAGAACAGTTAATAGAATTAGGATGTGACCGGATTTTAACTTCCGGACAACAATCAGATGCCTTTAAAGGAATTCCATTAATTAAAAAGTTGGTTGAAAAAGCAGCTGGCCGTATTATCATTATGCCGGGTTGTGGTGTAAGAGATACTAATATCGATCAAATTGAACGGGAAACGGGAGCCGTTGAATTTCATACATCTGCGAGAAGCGTTATACAGAGTCAGATGGAATATAGAAAAGAAGAGGTCCCTATGGGAAGCAATGCCGTTTCATCAGAATTCGAAACAGTACAGACAGACCGTAAAAAGGTATCTCGGTTTGTTTATGGATTGGAAAAGTAA
- a CDS encoding outer membrane protein, producing the protein MLKIEKFILSGVLLLTQLSVWGQNNTASPYTRFGFGEIADRSFGAGRAMGGVGIGLRSPEQINPMNPASYSCMDSLTFIFDFGASLKASSFKDQSNQYNHLSGNLEYVAIQFPITKWLAMSAGLLPYSFVGYKFGEVSTIGDATYQNTYSGTGGLNDLYGGLSIDIWKKRLAIGANFGFLFGNIEHAQYLMFSSNEDDGSSPYANHRVRQMKVKDMKMDFGLQYTHPLSATESLTLGLTYSPNNRLNVKTYDRIEKLEISNSTVIESSTDTIQGLRYDLPNSFGIGLSYMKIDKLLLAADFLYEDWNNASFMGEKGTFQNRTRFAIGAQYEPNARARNYFNRIRYRAGFHYGDSYVRVNQSAENGNKGYGYNEYGASLGLGLPLVDNRSIVNVSFEYVKVKPEQAFMVDEQYFRVTVNYTFNERWFFKFKLD; encoded by the coding sequence ATGTTGAAAATTGAGAAATTTATTTTGTCGGGAGTTTTGTTGTTGACTCAATTGTCGGTTTGGGGACAAAACAATACAGCATCTCCTTATACTCGATTTGGGTTTGGAGAAATTGCTGATCGTTCTTTTGGTGCTGGCCGTGCAATGGGAGGTGTAGGGATTGGTTTGCGTTCTCCTGAACAAATAAATCCGATGAACCCTGCATCTTACAGTTGTATGGATTCTTTGACCTTTATTTTTGATTTTGGAGCGTCTTTGAAGGCTTCTTCATTTAAAGATCAGTCGAATCAGTACAATCATTTGAGTGGTAATTTAGAGTATGTTGCTATTCAATTTCCTATTACAAAATGGTTGGCGATGAGTGCTGGGTTATTACCCTATTCTTTTGTCGGGTATAAATTTGGAGAAGTCTCAACCATAGGAGATGCTACATATCAGAATACATATTCTGGTACAGGGGGATTAAACGATTTGTATGGAGGATTGTCTATAGATATATGGAAGAAGAGATTAGCGATAGGTGCTAATTTCGGGTTCTTATTCGGAAATATAGAACATGCCCAATATCTGATGTTTTCTTCTAATGAGGACGATGGTTCGTCTCCTTATGCCAATCATCGTGTTCGCCAGATGAAGGTTAAGGATATGAAGATGGATTTTGGTTTGCAGTATACTCATCCTTTAAGTGCAACAGAAAGCTTGACTTTAGGATTGACGTATTCGCCGAATAACCGGTTGAATGTAAAGACTTATGATCGTATTGAAAAATTAGAGATAAGTAATTCTACAGTGATTGAGTCTTCTACAGATACAATTCAGGGTCTTCGTTATGATTTGCCAAATTCGTTTGGAATAGGCTTATCTTACATGAAGATAGATAAATTGTTACTGGCAGCAGATTTTTTATATGAAGATTGGAATAACGCCAGTTTCATGGGGGAGAAAGGCACATTCCAAAATCGTACGCGTTTTGCAATAGGTGCACAATATGAACCAAATGCAAGAGCTCGAAATTATTTTAATCGTATTCGTTATCGGGCAGGTTTTCATTACGGCGATTCATACGTGCGAGTTAATCAGTCTGCAGAGAACGGCAATAAAGGATACGGTTATAATGAATATGGCGCAAGTTTAGGTTTGGGGTTGCCTTTAGTAGATAATCGTTCGATTGTAAATGTTTCATTTGAGTATGTAAAGGTTAAACCTGAACAGGCATTTATGGTTGATGAACAGTATTTTCGCGTAACCGTGAATTATACGTTTAATGAACGTTGGTTCTTTAAGTTTAAATTGGATTAA
- the folB gene encoding dihydroneopterin aldolase — MTTQIELKSMKFYAYHGVGPQEQQVGNLFIIDLLLTVNVIQAIESDSLDDTVNYAEVYDVVKSEMEQPSKLIEHVAGRIVKALKIRFPKIEHVQIKLAKLNPPFGGDIQSAAVLLND, encoded by the coding sequence ATGACAACACAGATTGAATTAAAATCGATGAAGTTCTACGCATATCATGGTGTAGGTCCTCAAGAACAACAGGTCGGCAATTTGTTTATTATTGACTTACTGCTTACAGTGAATGTGATCCAAGCTATTGAGAGTGATAGTTTGGATGATACAGTAAATTATGCGGAGGTATATGACGTGGTTAAATCAGAAATGGAACAGCCTTCAAAGTTGATCGAGCATGTTGCTGGGCGAATAGTGAAAGCTTTAAAAATCCGTTTCCCGAAGATTGAACATGTTCAAATTAAATTGGCGAAACTTAATCCTCCTTTTGGTGGAGATATACAAAGTGCAGCCGTATTATTGAATGATTAA
- a CDS encoding tetratricopeptide repeat protein, translating to MKIKVLLLALGCTMGTLGAYAQKGVDNGTQFGSGEDSVRCITNISLFVPYAKGGNFKDALEFWKIAYNECPASTKDLYLYGVRIVAWQIENEKDPAKKAQLVNDLMEVYDKRIKYFGNDRKYGKDWIIGNKAEDYVKYAGDNLDANALYDWTKEAITEKGDKCEVKAVSYFMFASLQKMKADPNFKDQYIQDYLTAANIIDAQIKAAEAANNDKEVKTLQAYQTNVETNFANSGAADCETLQNVYGSKVEENKTNLDFLKQTIALLRKSRCQEVEAYFAASGYAHAIEPTAESAMGLAKQAVKKQDYETAIKFFEEAANMESDAATKAEDFYMIALLTFDQKNYSKAREYCRQAIALNANYGAPYMLMGKMYAATSKSVYPNDPVLARAVYYAAIDKFQKAKSVDPSCADEANSLIASYSAHLPSTEEVFMHPDLEKGKSFTVGGWIGETTVVR from the coding sequence ATGAAGATCAAAGTATTATTATTAGCTCTTGGCTGTACAATGGGAACATTGGGAGCATACGCCCAAAAAGGGGTAGATAACGGAACTCAGTTTGGGTCTGGTGAAGATAGCGTACGCTGTATCACTAACATTAGTTTGTTTGTACCTTATGCAAAAGGAGGTAATTTTAAAGACGCCTTGGAATTCTGGAAGATTGCATACAATGAATGTCCGGCTTCGACAAAGGATCTTTATTTATATGGCGTAAGAATTGTAGCTTGGCAGATTGAGAATGAAAAAGATCCTGCTAAAAAAGCTCAGTTGGTTAATGATTTGATGGAAGTTTATGATAAACGTATTAAATACTTTGGTAATGACCGTAAGTATGGTAAAGATTGGATCATTGGCAACAAAGCTGAAGATTATGTAAAATATGCGGGTGATAATCTGGATGCAAATGCTTTGTATGACTGGACTAAAGAGGCAATCACAGAAAAAGGAGATAAGTGTGAAGTAAAAGCTGTTTCTTATTTCATGTTTGCTTCTTTGCAGAAAATGAAAGCTGATCCGAACTTCAAGGATCAGTATATTCAGGATTATTTGACTGCTGCAAACATCATTGATGCACAGATCAAAGCCGCTGAAGCAGCAAATAATGATAAAGAAGTGAAAACATTACAAGCTTATCAAACTAATGTTGAAACTAATTTTGCTAATAGTGGCGCCGCTGATTGTGAAACATTGCAGAATGTATATGGTTCTAAAGTAGAAGAGAACAAGACAAATCTGGATTTCTTGAAACAGACAATTGCCTTGTTGCGTAAATCTCGTTGCCAGGAAGTTGAAGCTTATTTTGCTGCTTCAGGTTATGCTCATGCTATTGAACCGACTGCTGAATCTGCAATGGGTTTGGCTAAGCAGGCTGTTAAGAAGCAGGATTATGAGACTGCAATTAAATTCTTTGAAGAAGCAGCTAACATGGAATCTGATGCTGCTACAAAAGCAGAAGATTTCTATATGATTGCTTTGTTGACATTCGATCAAAAGAATTATTCTAAAGCCAGAGAATATTGCCGTCAGGCTATTGCTTTGAATGCTAATTATGGCGCTCCTTATATGTTGATGGGTAAAATGTATGCAGCAACTTCCAAGAGCGTTTATCCGAATGACCCGGTATTGGCAAGAGCCGTATATTATGCAGCTATTGATAAATTCCAGAAGGCTAAATCAGTTGATCCAAGTTGTGCCGATGAAGCTAACAGCTTGATCGCTTCTTATAGCGCTCACTTACCATCTACTGAAGAAGTATTTATGCATCCGGATCTGGAAAAAGGTAAATCATTTACAGTTGGTGGTTGGATTGGTGAAACAACTGTTGTTCGATAA